aAAACTTAGACAATATTATACTTAAAACTTTTAATTCAGAGAATGtcatattttataatgattaGCTGGGGTCctattttgttttgcttctgGATTTACAGGATTTTGAGAAGTTGAACACAGTGAATAATTTTATCCGGGCAAACTTATCAGTAATATTCACATTGTATTCATGATATTCATGAGGGTGCATGTTATCATCTAACGTTGtcatcattgttgagatgtTAAGAATCTCGGTATGAGAGACATGATTTACCTAAATAGTGTCATATCGATGAATccgtttttcttttaaataaatacctacaaatataaaatattctaaaaagAGTTTATTGGTTCCAACAACTCCCACACCCTCACAGTCTCATTATTCCCAGCTTCAGCCATGTAAatgaattttatattatatatatatatatatatatatatatatatatatatatatatatatatatatatagtaaagtggtttacaaaaacaattatggctactcacattcatcctaaagtgGACAAGAACATAATTTTAATCCACTCATACATACACTTATGCACATTTGAGCGAGATCCACACCAATGTACATTCTCTCTACAATCTTTCCGATATTTACATGCAGAAAATCCTACGACATTCCCCAACTACACAACTAGCCAATCTAAAATTGTCACCTAAAACATTACACTGTATTGGCTTAAGTCAtagtataaagaaaaaaaaatctctcacacacactggagtTGAAGGAGCAGAAAAGAGTTCAAAGGTTACCTGGGTCAAATGTTATCCTCCCCGCAAATAAcactaaacatacacacaaatgcacacatggCGAAAGGATCGGAGTCCTCACATCTTCCCCCACAATGCTTAGGCAAATAGGCAAAACAATGGCATTGTCAGTTACTGGTTTGCCTGCTTTGTCTCCCTCCCCCACAGGCAATGGGCAAAATGTACATTGTCATCTGATCACATTACATACAATATTGTATGTACTTAACACTAAAAAAAGTGTCAATGAGgtcttagtaaaaaaaaaaccaaacaaacaaaaaaaaaaagaataaataaaagaaattaaaaaatgacGAACAGTGTAGTGGAAGCACACCATAATCATAGCTGTCAACTGCAATGTTCTGTGAATTTGAAATTGAACTGCATTCTGTGGAATAAATCCTAGTTATGTATCTGAAATTTGCTAAATAGTCTGTGCACTTCAACATCTTAagtacacaaatacatacactacGTAGTGTGGCAGTACAAGCTTTCACCCATAGCCTTTCTCTCACAGTGACTCACTGAATGCACAGTGTCTGTGCTGCAGTTTATTTTTCTGCCAGCAGAGGGAGACAGTTTAAGAAACACGGACAATTTTGTAGAACTATATACTGTAACCCACAATGCACAGGACGGCATCTCTATAGAGTTCTGCTCCGGGACTGTCCATGTCTTCCTACCCAGCCCTGGACacagaaatgaacaaacattAAAAGAATTGAAACATTAACactttaataattttttctatACAAATCACCTCTATATAATGCATAAAAACAGAAGATAGGCATATAGGCACCACACCTATACCAGATCTTTGAATATATACCAACAAAAATCTATGATTGAGCAAATAGAATCACAAGTGTCAACTTTTTCTGAGGCAATAACATTTTCTGCGTGGAAAAAAAGCTTCACGAGAGGAATCTCTAAGCATATTTGCAAAGTCAGGCCCAGCCAGTGCAGCATGTCTAACATCAACACAGTCAATTCAGCTCAGACGTTTAATGTCGAAAGTTTTGCAAATCTTTAGTAGATCTTTAGCACATTTTAGGATATTTCTAGAGCAAGCatccaaataaatgaataaatattaatataattatatttaaaattacatataaCTAATTATATTcgatgtatgtatatttaatataatattttagaataaatataaaatatatattttttgaatattttataaatattgtttgttttagaaTGTAGTTTTacataaatcacacaaaaaacaaacatacagatATCCTTAAAGACAAAAAAGCTATAAATAACTGACAGTTGAATTAGGTTTCATTTCAGCTCATACTGCAATGTTAGAATACCaattttgtgtcatttatttttaccagaCAGACCATCTAATAGTTTGTCATTTGTTATTTACTAGTTTACTCTCATCTGACTTTTGAAGTCAGCCTTCACTTTTTTAAACTACTTTCTGTGAAACGTTACAGAGCAACCATATGCCCTTGTAGGAAAACCTGTTACacccttttttatatatacatatatgagagatttagatatagatatacataGATGCTCATGCTCTTATTGACATGGGAGAGTATAACCCCCGTCTCTCCTACCTAGGGGGCACTTCATCAAAGCCTAGGCATCATTGTAGCATCAAAGATTGGGCAAATGTATCACAATTCTGCTGCATCACCTGAGAGCACACAAACCAATGTCTTTTTTCCTTAGATGCATTAATGTCAAATACATTACTTTGTGGAGTTTGACAACAAATAGACTATTACATTCTTTTTATTATGCtgcattttgtttgcttttaagcTGTTTAATTTAAGTagttttttattctgtgtttatGTGAGTAATTGGAGTTGCAGTGTGCGTAATCACTAGCAAACAGTGCAGTTATCTTTAAAAACTCTGGTAACAAGTTGGTAGTCAAAATATAAAATGGAAATCAGTTCCTGTTTTTTTGGGTACTGAAAGTTCTAGTACTTGAAGAGGTTATGTAATCTCATGGGAACCGTATTACATTTGacactgatttatttctgtTCATATGAGACCTGCTCAGAACACAGAAAAGATTTCCTCACATTTGAAGACAGCAGTCTTAAAGAACTAATACCAGTCCTTCCAATGCTCAAGTGCCACAGGAATGAACATGTTTATGAGTGATATTAACATCAACAATCTAACATAGTAAGcagctataatgtttctattgttgtacactgcttttatttctctctcagaTTCAGCATGGGGTTactgggtttttattttaatataaattaagcAAATGGTGGAAAACCGCCTGCATATTTTCTTATGCTTATTAAGGATTAAATAACTACTTGAAAGCATTTGCTAACACTGATGGCTGGCTTTTCAATGTTCAATATTATTgcatataaaatttaatttccCAAATACCCCATATATCCCCTCATAATTAAAACAAGGATATGGTTACCTACGTGTAAAGAGGCTGCAGCTGTAGGTGGGAACTCTTCTGTGGAGGCCGATACCCATATGAGTCAAACCCTCCAATGAAATCAACTGTGAcacatacagcacacacacaaaaatgaccAAATTTGTTATGGGCAAAGTGTTAAAAAAGTGCTCCTATAACAATAGTAATACACTGTTAAACATCATACTTACAGCTGTCCTCATCATCCAGGAAGACTTTGCTAACATAGCAGGCATATACAAAGCCAAAAAGCTAGGacagaaacagaattgagtcaAAGTATGTAATAAATTATGGACACTGGGTATTTAAGAGAGGTTCAGTtcataaattatacaaatataacaaatatattttaatctgaTCTGTACAGTTTTGGTGACAGAATAtagagaaaacattttaatccaCTCTTTTGTGTAGTTGCTTTATATTGTACGAATTGTACTTATTCAAAGCAATGTATCAAGATCTTTAATAAGCTGATAAaaagggaggggaaaaaatcaCTTACTGCGAGGAACACTTGCAGGGCAGAGCTGACCACCTCTATGTACTGGTAGTCCAGCAGGCAGCCACTGACCGTGATCACATGATGGTCTTGTGGAGCCAATGGGGAGTCAGGTACTGTTGTAACTAAGCAACCAGGCCCATTCTCCATCCACCATGAGCGATGTAAAGAGGTATTAAATGTCATCAGGAAATCTCGATCCTATACACatgttcaaaaaataaaaacccatagGTATGTATTTAACATTGTCAAACAACTAAACAAGTCCCAAAGAAATAACTGTCTGGTgagtatatgtttttttacaaaacttttGAATAACCAATAttccaaatttttttaatatttttaatatgaataattttctagcaataaaaaaaatgattaaaacataTTAATTGAACCTCTGCATGTGATAATGTTTTTTCGTGAAAATATACACCTTACCATTGTGAGGTATAACATGAATGTGATCCAGACAATAGTATTCCGTTTAAATATGTTATACAAAATCCTTCCACAGGCCACTGAAAACCCCCCCCTGAAAAACTCTTCTTTATCTAGTCACCTTATACATGTTAGTAATGTTTAATAGTATTATATCTGTGATGTAGAACGATAAGTAATTATTAGTGATTCACTTTTTCAGTCAGACTTTCATTCAAGGATTgacttgtcaccaaaacatgttCACATTACATACATGCATGATGGAAGTCATTAAATGTCTCTTTCTAAATGAGTCATGTGTTCTTAAATGAACAAGCAGtgtttttcccccccaaaagaagaaaacagaatccttgcttttttttttttaaaagatagtTAGTGAAGTTTTGGTTGAAATCACTGCCTGTGTGCAGTTGACATTGTGTGGCAAATGTTGTGTCCATCCTGGCTGTTTACTATAGTCTGGATAAGAAGCTTAAACGTTGCACCTGAGTCTGTTCGATGTGTTTTATTGTGGGAGTGGTCTTGTGTGATTTAAACATTTCCCAACTAAACAAGTATAAAACATTTGTACTTTAGAcaaataataactaatattatTTTCTTACGTACCTGAGACAGGTAGCCCACCTCAAGGTAGAAACAGATAATAAAAGCGTTCCAACCAACCCAGACCACTAGCCATACTGCATACTGAACACACAAAAGGTAAACACATTAGTTAACTAGTGTCTAGAAAATATGCACAAAAGCAActcatatataaaatacagttcCGTGAAAGTACAAGTTAAACAACAATGCTTGTGCAATAAATGTTTTGAGTGATTTCTATTGTGTTCTCTATACCACTTACCAGTATAAGATACCGTGAGCGGACTTGCACCGTCCCGAACACTCCCAGAATAACAGCCAGGATGTGAAGAAAGTTTGCCAAAATAGGAGCCCACTGATAGCCCAGGAAATCAAACACCTGCCTTTGCAGCACTGCcagctacaaacacacaaattcacacatgcacaaagtAATCAGAGAAAAGCACAATAATGACATATACAAAACTGCACTACTGAATTGGCATGGCAAAAAGCAGCTGTATTCGAAATCTGGATTAGTACCATCTTTGTTGTAAACCATTTGTAAACAATAGATGCAAAGGTTTGCACTCAAGTGTATTGGTTCTAATTATATACATCCATCAAAATGGGAATAATGACGTTCAAAAGCTGTTCACTAGGACATCTGCGCATGAATAATTAAAGAGCCTGATATTCTAGCCACCCGCTGGTGAATACTTTGGATTGTTCAATCTTAAAAATAGATAAGCCATGATGTAGTCAAGTTGACTTATTTTCTTGTGCCTCACATAACACAAATAGAGTAACCTCTTCTTCCTGGCTCCTTTAAGCAGCCTCTATGGCAGACTGTTGCAGCACAGACCTGGCCTACATAGCAAACCCAGCATTCTGGCCAGAACGGGACGTCTGCTATTGTTGGCTCTCATTAACAGGTGAAGCTTAAGCAACCTACAGGCATCCAAGAAACAAACAGGCTTCTTGGCACAAGTTTTGTGGAACAATCAGGGAAAAAGAGAAGGGGCACGGAGTAAATG
This genomic interval from Silurus meridionalis isolate SWU-2019-XX chromosome 22, ASM1480568v1, whole genome shotgun sequence contains the following:
- the nkain1 gene encoding sodium/potassium-transporting ATPase subunit beta-1-interacting protein 1 isoform X1; protein product: MKRESMGRCDGRCTLVVICSLQLLAVLQRQVFDFLGYQWAPILANFLHILAVILGVFGTVQVRSRYLILYAVWLVVWVGWNAFIICFYLEVGYLSQDRDFLMTFNTSLHRSWWMENGPGCLVTTVPDSPLAPQDHHVITVSGCLLDYQYIEVVSSALQVFLALFGFVYACYVSKVFLDDEDSFDFIGGFDSYGYRPPQKSSHLQLQPLYTAG
- the nkain1 gene encoding sodium/potassium-transporting ATPase subunit beta-1-interacting protein 1 isoform X2 — its product is MKRESMGRCDGRCTLVVICSLQLLAVLQRQVFDFLGYQWAPILANFLHILAVILGVFGTVQVRSRYLILYAVWLVVWVGWNAFIICFYLEVGYLSQDRDFLMTFNTSLHRSWWMENGPGCLVTTVPDSPLAPQDHHVITVSGCLLDYQYIEVVSSALQVFLALFGFVYACYVSKVFLDDEDSFDFIGGFDSYGYRPPQKSSHLQLQPLYT